The following are from one region of the Tachysurus fulvidraco isolate hzauxx_2018 chromosome 15, HZAU_PFXX_2.0, whole genome shotgun sequence genome:
- the LOC113663512 gene encoding zona pellucida sperm-binding protein 3-like, with protein sequence MVFNQMEVGVVVLLLSVGLSTAQWPLKEAVLAPLGFQHNNSGYPSVPVNTGLTSQWLQRDPQAGSPVVAPLGVQLQNPSGPQSQQVVQQPAKKVTWRFPAAPQIPTPPAPVHFVRQSDPVPAQGVTVKCNETAVRVEVRRDLFGTDAPLNIAAFTLGGCAARGMDASSQVFIFESALYGCNSKLTVTANDLVYIFSLGMASVPLSSTPIQRVAATKVSIECHYLRFHNVSSNPLMPAWIPYASAQAAEELLVFSLRLMMADWTSERPSNQYYLGELINIEASVLQFNHVPLRVLVDSCVATPVPDLNAIPRYSFIENYGCMIDAKLTHSSSHFLPQTQASKLRLQLEAFRFQQVNSSMVYIACLLKATAASAPADAEHKACSFSNNGWTAAYGADQVCSCCSSSCAGIKGHDLASEQGLQLVKEVSLGPVVVLENAW encoded by the exons ATGGTTTTCAACCAAATGGAAGTTGGTGTGGTTGTACTGCTGCTTTCAGTTGGGTTGTCAACAGCCCAATGGCCACTAAAGGAAGCTGTTCTAGCTCCTCTTGGATTTCAACATAACAATTCAGGGTATCCTTCGGTACCAGTGAACACTGGGTTGACTTCTCAATGGCTTCAAAGGGATCCACAAGCTGGAAGCCCTGTAGTAGCCCCACTTGGAGTGCAGCTTCAAAATCCTTCAGGTCCTCAAAGCCAGCAAGTAGTGCAGCAACCAGCAAAGAAAGTGACTTGGCGTTTTCCAGCAGCACCACAAATCCCAACCCCACCAGCACCAGTGCACTTTGTAAGGCAGTCTGATCCTGTTCCTGCCCAGGGTGTAACAGTAAAGTGCAACGAGACTGCAGTGCGTGTAGAGGTGAGAAGGGATCTGTTTGGAACTGATGCACCCCTCAATATTGCTGCCTTCACTCTGGGTGGCTGTGCTGCCAGGGGGATGGATGCTTCTTCTCAAGTCTTCATCTTTGAATCTGCTCTGTATGGCTGCAACAGCAAGTTGACT GTGACTGCAAATGATCTGGTCTATATCTTCTCCCTTGGTATGGCTTCAGTGCCCTTAAGTAGTACTCCCATTCAAAGGGTTGCTGCTACTAAGGTTTCAATTGAGTGTCACTACCTGAG ATTCCACAATGTGAGCAGCAATCCTCTTATGCCTGCTTGGATCCCATATGCATCTGCCCAAGCTGCTGAGGAACTTCTTGTTTTCTCCTTGAGGCTTATGATGG CTGACTGGACTTCTGAAAGGCCGTCCAACCAGTACTACTTGGGTGAGCTCATCAACATTGAGGCCTCTGTACTGCAGTTCAACCACGTACCTCTGCGTGTCCTTGTTGACAGCTGTGTGGCCACCCCTGTCCCTGATCTCAATGCCATCCCTAGATATTCCTTCATTGAGAACTATGG GTGCATGATTGATGCCAAGCTTACACACTCCAGCTCTCACTTCTTGCCTCAAACTCAAGCATCTAAACTGAGACTTCAGCTGGAGGCCTTCAGGTTTCAACAAGTGAACAGCAGCATG gttTACATTGCATGCCTCCTAAAGGCAACTGCAGCATCTGCCCCTGCTGATGCTGAGCACAAGGCTTGCTCATTCTCCAACAATGG ATGGACTGCTGCATATGGTGCTGACCAGGTATGCAGTTGTTGCAGTAGTAGCTGTGCTGGGATTAAGGGCCATGACCTGGCATCAGAGCAAG GTCTGCAGCTAGTGAAGGAAGTAAGCCTTGGCCCAGTTGTAGTTCTGGAAAATGCTTGGTAG
- the LOC113663513 gene encoding zona pellucida sperm-binding protein 3-like, producing MGFNQVEVGVVVLLLSVGLSTAQWPLKEAVLAPLGFQHNNSGYHLVPVNTGLTSQWLQRDPQAGSPVVAPLGVQLQNPSGPQNQQVVQQPAKKVTWRFPAPPQIPTPPAPVHFVRQSDPVPAQGVTVKCNETAVRVEVRRDLFGTDAPLNIAAFTLGGCAARGMDASSQVFIFESALYGCNSKLTVTAKELVYIFSLGMASVPLSSTPIQRVAATVVSIECHYLRFHNVSSNPLMPAWIPYASAQAAEELLVFSLRLMMADWTSERLSNQYYLGELINIEASVLQFNHVPLRVLVDSCVATPVPDINAIPRYSFIENYGCMIDAKLTHSSSHFLPQTQASKLRLQLEAFRFQQVNSSMVYIACLLKATAASAPADAEHKACSFLNNGWTSAYGADQVCSCCSSSCAGRKGRDLASEQGLQLVKEVSLGPVVVLENAL from the exons ATGGGTTTCAACCAAGTGGAAGTTGGCGTGGTTGTGCTGCTGCTTTCAGTTGGGTTGTCAACAGCCCAATGGCCACTAAAGGAAGCTGTTCTTGCTCCTCTTGGATTTCAACATAACAATTCAGGGTATCATTTGGTGCCAGTGAACACTGGGTTGACTTCTCAATGGCTTCAAAGGGATCCACAAGCTGGAAGCCCTGTAGTAGCCCCACTTGGAGTGCAGCTTCAAAATCCTTCAGGTCCTCAAAACCAGCAAGTGGTGCAGCAACCAGCAAAGAAAGTGACTTGGCGTTTTCCAGCACCACCACAAATCCCAACCCCACCAGCACCAGTGCACTTTGTAAGGCAGTCTGATCCTGTCCCTGCCCAGGGTGTAACAGTAAAGTGCAATGAGACTGCAGTGCGTGTAGAGGTGAGAAGGGATCTGTTTGGAACTGATGCACCCCTCAATATTGCTGCCTTCACACTGGGTGGCTGTGCTGCCAGGGGGATGGATGCTTCTTCTCAAGTCTTCATCTTTGAATCTGCTCTGTATGGCTGCAACAGCAAGTTGACT GTGACTGCAAAGGAGCTGGTCTATATCTTCTCCCTTGGTATGGCTTCAGTGCCCTTAAGTAGTACTCCCATTCAAAGGGTTGCTGCTACTGTGGTTTCAATTGAGTGTCACTACCTGAG ATTCCACAATGTGAGCAGCAATCCTCTTATGCCTGCTTGGATCCCATATGCTTCTGCCCAAGCTGCTGAGGAACTTCTTGTTTTCTCCTTGAGGCTTATGATGG CTGACTGGACTTCTGAAAGGCTGTCCAACCAGTACTACCTGGGTGAGCTCATCAACATTGAGGCCTCTGTACTGCAGTTCAACCACGTACCTCTGCGTGTCCTTGTTGACAGCTGTGTGGCCACCCCTGTCCCTGACATCAATGCCATCCCTAGATATTCCTTCATTGAGAACTATGG GTGCATGATTGATGCCAAGCTTACACACTCCAGCTCTCACTTCTTGCCTCAAACTCAAGCATCTAAACTGAGACTTCAGCTGGAGGCCTTCAGGTTTCAACAAGTGAACAGCAGCATG gTTTACATTGCATGCCTCCTAAAAGCAACTGCAGCGTCTGCCCCTGCTGATGCTGAGCACAAGGCTTGCTCATTCCTCAACAATGG ATGGACTTCTGCATATGGTGCTGACCAGGTATGCAGTTGTTGCAGTAGTAGCTGTGCTGGGAGGAAGGGCCGTGACCTGGCATCAGAGCAAG GTCTGCAGCTAGTGAAAGAAGTAAGCCTTGGCCCAGTTGTGGTTCTGGAAAATGCTTTGTAG
- the LOC113652168 gene encoding zona pellucida sperm-binding protein 3-like, which translates to MGFNQMEVGVFVLLLSVGLSTAQWPLKEAVLAPLGFQHNNSGYHSVPVNTGLTSQWLQRDPQAGSPVVAPLGVQLQNPSGPQNQQVVQQPAKKVTWRFPAAPQIPTPPAPVHFVRQSDPVPAQGVTVKCNETAVRVEVRRDLFGTDAPLNIAAFTLGGCAARGMDASSQVFIFESALYGCNSKLTVTAKELVYIFSLGMASVPLSSTPIQRVAATVVSIECHYLRFHNVSSNPLMPVWIPYASAQAAEELLVFSLRLMMADWTSERPSNQYYLGELINIEASVLQFNHIPLRVLVDSCVATPVPDINAIPRYSFIENYGCMIDAKLTHSSSHFLPQTQASKLRLQLEAFRFQQVNSSMVYIACLLKATAASAPADAEHKACSFLNNGWAAAYGADLVCSCCSSSCAGRKGHDLASEQGLQLVKEVSLRPVVVLENAL; encoded by the exons ATGGGTTTCAACCAAATGGaagttggtgtgtttgtgctgctgctTTCAGTTGGGTTGTCAACAGCCCAATGGCCACTAAAGGAAGCTGTTCTAGCTCCTCTTGGATTTCAACATAACAATTCAGGGTATCATTCGGTGCCAGTGAACACTGGGTTGACTTCTCAATGGCTTCAAAGGGATCCACAAGCTGGAAGCCCTGTAGTAGCCCCACTTGGAGTGCAGCTTCAAAATCCTTCAGGTCCTCAAAACCAGCAAGTAGTGCAGCAACCAGCAAAGAAAGTGACTTGGCGTTTTCCAGCAGCACCACAAATCCCAACCCCACCAGCACCAGTGCACTTTGTAAGGCAGTCTGATCCTGTTCCTGCCCAGGGTGTAACAGTAAAGTGCAACGAGACTGCAGTGCGTGTAGAGGTGAGAAGGGATCTGTTTGGAACTGATGCACCCCTCAATATTGCTGCCTTCACACTGGGTGGCTGTGCTGCCAGGGGGATGGATGCTTCTTCTCAAGTCTTCATCTTTGAATCTGCTCTGTATGGCTGCAACAGCAAGTTGACT GTGACTGCAAAGGAGCTTGTCTATATCTTCTCCCTTGGTATGGCTTCAGTGCCCTTAAGTAGTACTCCCATTCAAAGGGTTGCTGCTACTGTGGTTTCAATTGAGTGTCACTACCTGAG ATTCCACAATGTGAGCAGCAATCCTCTTATGCCTGTTTGGATCCCATATGCATCTGCCCAAGCTGCTGAGGAACTTCTTGTTTTCTCCTTGAGGCTTATGATGG CTGACTGGACTTCTGAAAGGCCATCCAACCAGTACTACCTGGGGGAGCTCATCAACATTGAGGCCTCTGTACTGCAGTTCAACCACATACCCCTGCGTGTCCTTGTTGACAGCTGTGTGGCCACCCCTGTCCCTGACATCAATGCCATCCCTAGATATTCCTTCATTGAGAACTATGG GTGCATGATTGATGCCAAGCTTACACACTCCAGCTCTCACTTCTTGCCTCAAACTCAAGCATCTAAACTGAGACTTCAGCTGGAGGCCTTCAGGTTTCAACAAGTGAACAGCAGCATG gtTTACATTGCATGCCTCCTAAAAGCAACTGCAGCATCTGCCCCTGCTGATGCTGAGCACAAGGCTTGTTCATTCCTCAACAATGG ATGGGCTGCTGCATATGGTGCTGACCTGGTATGCAGCTGTTGCAGTAGTAGCTGTGCTGGGAGGAAGGGTCATGACCTGGCATCAGAGCAAG GTTTGCAGCTAGTGAAGGAAGTAAGCCTTCGTCCAGTTGTGGTTCTGGAAAATGCTTTGTAG